Proteins encoded within one genomic window of Camelina sativa cultivar DH55 chromosome 19, Cs, whole genome shotgun sequence:
- the LOC104766674 gene encoding pathogenesis-related protein 1 yields MNFSSYSRFLIVFVALVGALVLPTKAQDSPQDYLRVHNQARAAVGVGPMQWDETVAAYARSYAEQLRGNCRLVHSRGPYGENLSWGSSDLSGVSAVNMWVNEKANYNYASNTCNGVCGHYTQVVWRNSVKLGCAKVRCNNGGTIISCNYSPRGNYANQKPY; encoded by the coding sequence ATGAATTTCAGTAGCTATTCTCGATTCCTAATAGTATTTGTAGCCCTTGTAGGTGCTCTTGTTCTTCCTACCAAGGCTCAAGACAGCCCACAAGACTATCTAAGGGTTCACAACCAGGCACGAGCAGCGGTAGGCGTAGGCCCCATGCAGTGGGACGAGACGGTTGCAGCTTACGCTCGGAGCTACGCAGAGCAACTAAGAGGCAACTGCAGACTCGTACACTCGCGTGGGCCTTACGGAGAGAACTTGTCCTGGGGTAGCAGCGACTTGTCTGGCGTCTCGGCCGTGAACATGTGGGTTAACGAGAAGGCTAACTACAACTACGCTTCCAACACGTGCAACGGAGTTTGCGGTCATTACACTCAGGTTGTTTGGAGGAATTCAGTGAAACTCGGATGTGCTAAAGTGAGGTGTAATAATGGTGGAACCATCATCAGTTGCAACTATAGTCCTCGTGGGAACTATGCGAACCAGAAGCCTTACTAA
- the LOC104766672 gene encoding pathogenesis-related protein 1-like: protein MKVIGYSRILIILAVLVGALVVLSKAQDGNQDYVNAHNQARSQVGVGPMQWDEEIAAYARRYAEQLKGDCKLVHSNGRYGENLAKSSGDFSGVAAVNLWVNEKANYNYDSNTCNGVCGHYTQVVWRNSVRVGCAKVRCNNGGTIISCNYDPPGNYPNQKPY, encoded by the coding sequence ATGAAAGTCATTGGCTATTCTCGCATTCTAATAATCTTGGCAGTCCTTGTAGGTGCTCTTGTTGTTCTCTCCAAAGCTCAAGACGGCAACCAAGATTATGTAAACGCTCACAACCAGGCACGATCCCAGGTAGGCGTAGGCCCCATGCAGTGGGACGAGGAGATTGCAGCCTACGCTCGGAGATACGCAGAGCAACTAAAAGGCGACTGCAAACTCGTACACTCCAATGGGCGTTACGGGGAGAACTTGGCCAAGAGTAGCGGTGACTTCTCTGGCGTCGCTGCCGTGAACTTGTGGGTTAATGAGAAGGCTAACTACAACTACGATTCAAACACGTGCAATGGAGTTTGCGGTCACTACACTCAGGTTGTTTGGAGAAATTCAGTGAGAGTCGGATGTGCAAAAGTGAGGTGTAATAATGGTGGAACCATCATAAGTTGCAACTATGATCCTCCAGGGAACTATCCGAACCAGAAGCCTTACTAA